The following proteins are co-located in the Marinomonas profundi genome:
- a CDS encoding FMN-binding negative transcriptional regulator, producing the protein MYIPKNFEVKDPSVISELIAENGFGTLISADLTATHLPLIYEPNVAGLGFLFGHFAKSNSHWQIAENQRVLVIFQGPHAYISPSWYVTKPAVPTWNYSAVHCYGYLTILDDNENQQAMADLIVKYEPELLDNSEIMPADYQLKLRNGVVGFKIAIDEIQAKEKLGQHRKPEDQKGVFTGLQKSKDLSAVSLCAYMEKRNVGTGR; encoded by the coding sequence ATGTATATACCTAAGAATTTTGAAGTAAAAGATCCATCAGTAATCAGCGAGCTAATCGCTGAAAACGGGTTCGGAACGCTAATTAGTGCTGATCTTACTGCAACACACTTGCCTCTTATTTACGAACCGAATGTTGCAGGGCTTGGTTTTCTATTTGGTCACTTTGCTAAATCAAATTCGCATTGGCAAATTGCTGAAAACCAGAGGGTGCTCGTCATTTTTCAAGGGCCACATGCCTATATTTCACCAAGTTGGTATGTAACTAAACCAGCGGTACCAACTTGGAATTATTCAGCCGTTCATTGTTATGGTTATCTCACTATCCTTGATGACAATGAAAATCAGCAGGCTATGGCTGACCTGATTGTTAAATATGAGCCTGAGCTGTTAGATAATTCTGAAATTATGCCAGCTGATTATCAGTTAAAACTTCGTAACGGTGTTGTCGGTTTTAAAATTGCTATTGACGAGATTCAAGCGAAGGAAAAGTTGGGGCAACATCGTAAACCAGAGGATCAAAAGGGCGTATTTACAGGTTTGCAAAAATCTAAGGATTTAAGCGCTGTCAGTTTGTGCGCTTACATGGAAAAGCGTAATGTTGGTACAGGCCGTTAA
- a CDS encoding M48 family metallopeptidase — protein sequence MAAIPSVHAVFQGGFTMVLMKVSYKAALAAALVVMVGCSASPTGRKQFAVLPDSQMNEMGVQSFTEMKKEIPSSSDTKLREQVQCVADTLIAVLPDKYRNQAWEVVLFDDEQVNAFALPGYKVGVYTGLLKVAENQSQLAAVVGHELAHVIARHGNERVSTQLATSQALALGYQLGGEESPEKVAIFQALGIGAQVGIILPFSRAHESEADLLGLEYMAKAGFDPRESVQLWRNMSAGGDSKTPELLSTHPANATRIKDLQANLPKNLAIYEPLATQNKQAKCY from the coding sequence ATGGCGGCTATTCCAAGCGTTCATGCAGTTTTTCAAGGCGGTTTTACCATGGTGTTGATGAAGGTTTCTTATAAGGCGGCGCTGGCTGCAGCGTTGGTTGTAATGGTGGGTTGTAGCGCTTCGCCGACGGGTCGTAAGCAGTTTGCGGTGTTGCCTGATAGCCAGATGAATGAAATGGGCGTTCAGTCTTTTACAGAAATGAAGAAGGAAATACCCTCGTCATCCGACACCAAACTGCGTGAACAAGTACAATGCGTGGCCGACACACTGATCGCAGTGCTGCCCGATAAATACCGTAACCAAGCTTGGGAAGTGGTGTTATTCGACGATGAACAAGTCAACGCCTTTGCCTTACCTGGTTATAAAGTCGGCGTTTATACGGGCCTTTTAAAAGTCGCTGAAAACCAATCTCAGCTAGCCGCCGTCGTCGGTCATGAGCTGGCCCATGTCATCGCCAGACACGGCAATGAACGTGTATCAACTCAGCTTGCAACGAGCCAAGCGCTGGCATTGGGTTATCAACTAGGCGGTGAGGAATCACCAGAGAAAGTCGCGATTTTCCAAGCATTAGGCATTGGCGCGCAAGTCGGTATTATCCTACCTTTCAGCCGCGCTCATGAGTCAGAAGCCGATTTACTGGGCTTAGAATACATGGCAAAAGCAGGCTTTGATCCGCGAGAAAGTGTTCAGCTATGGCGCAACATGAGCGCAGGCGGAGACAGTAAAACACCAGAACTGCTGTCAACTCACCCAGCCAACGCGACTCGTATTAAAGATTTACAGGCCAATTTACCCAAAAACCTCGCCATTTATGAACCGCTGGCCACACAAAACAAACAAGCAAAATGCTACTAG
- a CDS encoding dipeptidase: MNAAELHDKSIIIDGLICAKWNRELFEDMAKGKLTAANCTVSFWENFEGTVRNVVEMNQLIDANSDLLTKVYTTKDIQRAKAEGKTGVMMGFQNAHAFEDQIGYVQIFKDLGVGIVQMCYNTQNLVGTGCYERDGGLSGYGREIVAEMNRVGMLCDLSHVGPNTAKEVIIESKKPVAYSHCLPAGLKEHPRNRTDEELKFIADNGGFVGVTMFAPFLKAGINATIDDYVEAIQYIYNIVGEDAIGIGTDFTQGHGYDFFEYLTHDKGYARRLTRFGEIINPLGMRTVGDFPNLTEALLKHGFSERQVVKIMGENWVSLLKNVWGE; the protein is encoded by the coding sequence ATGAACGCAGCAGAGCTACACGACAAGTCCATTATTATTGACGGTTTGATTTGTGCGAAGTGGAATCGCGAGTTATTTGAAGACATGGCGAAGGGCAAGTTGACGGCGGCGAATTGCACTGTGTCGTTTTGGGAAAACTTCGAAGGCACGGTTCGTAATGTGGTTGAGATGAATCAGCTGATCGACGCCAACAGTGATTTATTGACCAAGGTGTACACCACGAAAGACATTCAGCGCGCCAAAGCCGAAGGCAAAACCGGCGTGATGATGGGCTTTCAAAATGCCCATGCGTTTGAAGATCAAATTGGTTATGTGCAGATTTTTAAAGACCTAGGCGTGGGCATTGTGCAGATGTGCTACAACACGCAAAACTTAGTGGGCACGGGCTGTTATGAACGCGACGGTGGTTTGTCGGGTTACGGTCGTGAAATCGTGGCGGAGATGAATCGTGTCGGCATGTTGTGTGATTTGTCTCACGTTGGCCCTAATACCGCGAAAGAAGTCATCATCGAATCGAAAAAGCCAGTGGCGTATTCCCATTGTTTGCCAGCGGGTTTAAAAGAACACCCACGCAACCGCACCGACGAAGAGCTTAAATTCATTGCCGACAACGGCGGTTTTGTTGGTGTCACCATGTTCGCACCTTTCTTAAAAGCTGGTATTAACGCCACCATTGACGATTACGTGGAAGCCATTCAATACATTTACAACATAGTCGGGGAAGACGCGATTGGCATCGGCACCGACTTTACCCAAGGTCACGGTTACGATTTCTTCGAATACCTCACTCATGACAAAGGTTATGCCCGCCGTTTGACGCGCTTTGGCGAGATTATCAATCCGCTGGGTATGCGTACGGTTGGCGATTTCCCGAATTTGACCGAAGCCTTGTTGAAACACGGTTTTAGCGAGCGTCAGGTGGTGAAAATTATGGGTGAGAATTGGGTCTCATTGTTAAAAAATGTTTGGGGAGAATAA
- a CDS encoding DUF5943 domain-containing protein, with translation MTTHAPEMPIQVDGETGVWTTDALPMLYVPRHFFVNNHMGIEDEIGAERYAEILYKAGYKSAYFWCEQESECHGIYGEEIWHHYLKRLSQRGWGFFITEALDIEKGTAKVRLENSAFVYHYEKIHGKKVNRKVDYMFTGWFAGALDQILESKGLATRTKAIQTQSAAEAGFDVGYFDVTPL, from the coding sequence ATGACAACACATGCGCCAGAAATGCCCATCCAAGTAGACGGTGAAACCGGTGTTTGGACGACGGATGCGTTGCCAATGCTGTATGTGCCGCGTCACTTTTTTGTCAATAACCACATGGGCATTGAAGACGAAATTGGCGCCGAACGTTACGCCGAGATTTTATACAAAGCGGGTTATAAGTCGGCCTATTTTTGGTGTGAACAAGAGTCCGAATGCCATGGCATTTATGGCGAGGAGATTTGGCACCATTATTTGAAGCGCTTATCACAGCGCGGTTGGGGCTTTTTTATTACCGAAGCGCTCGACATAGAAAAAGGCACGGCAAAAGTACGTTTAGAAAACTCGGCTTTTGTTTATCACTACGAAAAGATCCACGGTAAAAAAGTCAATCGCAAGGTGGATTACATGTTTACCGGCTGGTTTGCTGGGGCGCTGGATCAGATCCTTGAAAGCAAAGGCTTGGCGACTCGTACCAAGGCGATTCAAACACAGAGCGCCGCGGAAGCTGGTTTTGACGTAGGTTATTTTGACGTGACGCCTCTGTAA
- the dgcA gene encoding dimethylglycine demethylation protein DgcA, whose product MSQYDALFEPLNINKLTIRNRIVSTAHAEVYATDGGMTTDRYVKYYEEKAKGGCGLCICGGSSVVSIDSPQSWWSSVNLSTDRIIPHFQNLADAVHKHGGKIMIQITHMGRRSRWDGENWPSLMSPSGIREPVHRATCKTIEVEEMWRIIGDFAQAARRAKEGGLDGVELSAVHQHMIDQFWSPRVNKRTDEWGGTFEGRMKFGMEVLKAVRAEVGPDFVVGMRITGDEFHPDGLGHEEMKKIAQYYDATDMVDYFGVVGSGCDTHNTLANVIPNMSYPPEPFLYLAAGIKDVVKVPVIHAQNIKDPNQAKRIIEAGYVDFVGMTRAHIADPHFIAKIKMDQVDQIRQCVGANYCIDRQYQGLDVLCIQNAATSREYMGLPHIVEKTTGVIRNVVVVGGGPGGLEAARVAAERGHKVTLIDKAEELGGQLVFAAKAPQRDQIAGITRWLVMEIERLGVEVRLGTAASEELIQELNPDVCILATGGRPFLEQNPEWGAAEGLVVSTWDILSGKVEPGKNVLVYDTICEFSGMSAADYLASKGSLVELVTDDIKPGVGIGGTTFPTYYRSLYEKEVIMTSDMLLDKVYREGDKLVAVLENEYTAQKEERVIDQVVIENGTRPNEELYYALKPSSRNKGQIDNEALFDIQPQPVLHDQQSEGMILWRLGDCVSQRNVHAAMYDALRLCKDL is encoded by the coding sequence ATGTCCCAGTATGATGCGTTGTTCGAGCCATTAAACATTAATAAATTAACCATCCGCAATCGTATTGTCAGTACGGCTCATGCTGAGGTGTATGCCACTGATGGCGGCATGACAACAGATCGTTATGTGAAATATTACGAAGAAAAAGCCAAGGGCGGTTGTGGCTTGTGTATTTGCGGTGGCTCCAGTGTGGTGTCTATCGATAGTCCGCAAAGCTGGTGGAGTTCGGTGAATTTATCGACCGATCGTATTATTCCGCATTTTCAAAATCTGGCCGATGCGGTACATAAGCACGGCGGTAAAATCATGATCCAAATTACGCACATGGGGCGTCGTTCTCGCTGGGATGGTGAAAACTGGCCAAGCCTGATGTCGCCTTCTGGCATTCGTGAGCCGGTTCATCGTGCGACTTGTAAAACCATCGAAGTGGAAGAAATGTGGCGCATTATTGGGGATTTCGCCCAAGCAGCGCGTCGTGCCAAAGAAGGCGGCTTGGATGGCGTGGAATTGTCGGCGGTTCACCAACATATGATCGACCAGTTCTGGTCGCCACGGGTCAACAAACGTACTGATGAATGGGGCGGTACTTTTGAAGGTCGCATGAAGTTTGGTATGGAAGTACTAAAAGCCGTGCGGGCCGAAGTGGGGCCAGATTTTGTGGTGGGCATGCGTATTACCGGCGATGAATTTCATCCGGATGGCTTGGGCCACGAGGAAATGAAAAAGATTGCTCAGTATTATGATGCTACTGACATGGTGGATTATTTTGGCGTCGTGGGTTCTGGCTGCGACACGCATAACACCTTGGCGAACGTGATTCCGAATATGAGCTATCCGCCAGAGCCGTTCCTTTATTTGGCGGCGGGTATTAAAGACGTGGTGAAAGTGCCTGTTATTCATGCGCAAAACATCAAAGACCCAAATCAAGCGAAGCGTATTATCGAAGCCGGTTATGTGGATTTTGTCGGCATGACGCGCGCGCACATTGCCGATCCGCATTTTATCGCCAAGATCAAAATGGATCAGGTGGATCAAATTCGCCAATGCGTTGGCGCGAACTATTGTATCGACCGTCAGTATCAAGGCTTGGATGTTTTATGTATTCAAAACGCGGCAACCTCGCGGGAATACATGGGTTTGCCGCATATTGTTGAAAAAACCACGGGCGTCATTCGCAATGTGGTGGTGGTTGGCGGTGGCCCCGGTGGCTTAGAAGCCGCGCGTGTTGCCGCCGAGCGTGGTCATAAAGTGACCTTAATTGATAAAGCCGAAGAACTTGGCGGGCAATTAGTGTTTGCCGCCAAAGCGCCTCAGCGTGATCAAATTGCTGGCATTACCCGTTGGTTGGTGATGGAGATCGAGCGCTTGGGCGTAGAGGTGCGTTTGGGCACCGCCGCCAGCGAAGAGCTGATTCAGGAATTGAATCCAGATGTGTGCATTTTAGCGACTGGAGGTCGTCCTTTCTTGGAGCAAAATCCAGAGTGGGGCGCGGCAGAAGGCTTGGTGGTGTCTACATGGGATATTCTCAGTGGCAAGGTCGAACCGGGTAAAAACGTCTTGGTTTACGATACGATTTGCGAATTTTCCGGTATGTCAGCGGCGGATTATTTGGCGTCCAAAGGCTCGCTAGTGGAGTTGGTAACTGACGATATCAAACCGGGCGTCGGCATCGGCGGTACGACTTTCCCGACTTATTACCGTTCTTTGTATGAAAAAGAAGTCATCATGACCTCGGACATGTTGCTCGATAAGGTCTATCGCGAAGGTGACAAGTTGGTGGCGGTACTGGAGAACGAGTACACAGCGCAAAAAGAAGAGCGCGTGATAGACCAAGTGGTGATTGAAAATGGTACGCGTCCCAATGAAGAATTGTATTACGCGTTAAAACCCAGCTCGCGCAATAAAGGTCAGATTGATAACGAAGCCTTGTTTGATATTCAGCCTCAGCCTGTTCTTCACGATCAGCAGAGCGAAGGCATGATCTTGTGGCGTTTGGGGGATTGTGTGTCGCAGCGTAATGTTCATGCGGCTATGTATGATGCTTTGCGCCTCTGTAAAGACCTCTAA